The nucleotide window TTTTCTTGGGTTGGGCAAAATGGCGGCGATTCCTGCAGCTTGTTGTAGAGTCAAACTCGAAGCGTCCCGGCGGTACCAGTGTTCGGTTGCGGCATACGCCCCATAAACGCCGTCACCCATTTCGATGCTGTTGAGGTAAACTTCCATGATGCGTTTTTTGCCCCAAATAATTTCTATTAAAACGGTGAAATAAGCTTCCAGGCCTTTTCGGAGGTAACTTCGGCCTTGCCAAAGAAAAACATTTTTGGCGGTTTGTTGTGAAATGGTGCTTCCGCCTTTTATTTTTCGACCTCTTTCATTGCTTTTGTAGGCTTTTTGCATCGCGATAAAATCAAAGCCGTTGTGGGTTAAGAAAGTTCCGTCTTCACTGGCAATTACTGCTTTTTGAAGGTTCATGGAAATTTTATCGATAGGCTCCCAATTGTGACTGAAATAAATTTCTTTTCCAGCAGCTTTGTTTTCAAAATAGCGGATTACCATCAAAGGAGTGAACGGAACAGGTACAAATTTGAAAAGCACCACAAGTGCAACTGAAATCCCAAAAAACCACAGCAGTGCTTTTAGAAGAAACCATTTTATTTTGGCTCCAAAACTTTTGGATTGCTTTTTGGAGGGTTTTTTAGTTGTTTTTTTGGGAGTTATTTTGGTTGCCATTTTTTATGTTAAATCTGCTAATTCGGTTCCTATTAAACTGCCAATTGCTACTCCCATTCCGCCAAGGCGAACGCCACAATACACGTTTTCAGAGAGTTGAGAAACAATCGGTTTTTTGCTGTTTCCAATGCCCATAATCCCACTCCAGCGGTGTTCAATTCGGACATACTGATTGGGCAAAATTACTTTTTTTAATAAGTCTTCCAATTTTTTTTGCACAATTTCTGTCTCACCAAATTCGGTTGTTGTTTCGGTTTCAAAGTCTAAATTCCTGCCGCCTCCAAGAAGAATTCGGTTATCAATATTCCTGAAATAATAATAACCTCTGTCCAAATGGAAAGTTCCTTTTATGTCCAGATTTGGGATGGGTTCTGTAATTAAAACCTG belongs to Flavobacterium aquiphilum and includes:
- the mtgA gene encoding monofunctional biosynthetic peptidoglycan transglycosylase, whose amino-acid sequence is MATKITPKKTTKKPSKKQSKSFGAKIKWFLLKALLWFFGISVALVVLFKFVPVPFTPLMVIRYFENKAAGKEIYFSHNWEPIDKISMNLQKAVIASEDGTFLTHNGFDFIAMQKAYKSNERGRKIKGGSTISQQTAKNVFLWQGRSYLRKGLEAYFTVLIEIIWGKKRIMEVYLNSIEMGDGVYGAYAATEHWYRRDASSLTLQQAAGIAAILPNPRKYKATSSSSYINNRKTKIVRIMKHIGKIEY